A genomic region of Raphanus sativus cultivar WK10039 chromosome 6, ASM80110v3, whole genome shotgun sequence contains the following coding sequences:
- the LOC108813027 gene encoding uncharacterized protein LOC108813027 produces MNHCNLQQNAFMSSPDESRGFVVPVSSVVCPKPRRVSILSNKALHLFRSHPSQPGAADVCDSQAGADLLDIIRRKEETLSGVASSPPFFLGSPPSRVSNPLAQDARFGDEKLNPVSPSLSPFLTSPSPSPSRVKGGGCGGRVKFGLKPAAVRVEGFNCFNRDRQSSNISAMA; encoded by the exons atgaatcATTGCAACCTTCAGCAGAACGCCTTCATGTCGTCCCCTGACGAATCCAGAGGATTTGTTGTTCCTGTCTCTTCCGTTGTTTGTCCTAAGCCTCGTCGCGTTAGCATCCTCTCCAACAAGGCTCTTCATCTGTTTAGATCACATCCTAG TCAGCCAGGAGCAGCTGATGTATGTGATTCTCAAGCCGGGGCAGATCTTTTGGACATCATTCGTAGAAag GAAGAAACATTATCTGGTGTAGCTTCATCGCCTCCATTTTTCCTCGGGTCTCCCCCAAGCAGAGTATCAAACCCATTAGCTCAAGATGCACGATTTGGAGATGAAAAACTCAACCCTGTCTCCCCCTCGCTCTCACCATTCCTTACATCTCCATCTCCATCGCCATCTCGTGTCAAAGGAGGAGGTTGTGGTGGTCGAGTGAAGTTTGGGCTCAAACCGGCAGCTGTTAGAGTTGAAGGATTCAACTGCTTTAACAGGGACCGCCAAAGCTCAAACATATCTGCCATGGCTTAG
- the LOC108813371 gene encoding 40S ribosomal protein S7, whose product MFSAQNKIHKDKGVPPTEFEERVAQAFFDLENTNQELKSDLKDLYINQAVSMDIAGNRKAVVIYVPFRLRKAFRKIHPRLVRELEKKFSGNDVIFVATRRIMRPPKKGSAVQRPRNRTLTSVHEAMLEDVAYPAEIVGKRTRYRVDGTKIMKVYLEPKERNNTEYKLETMVGVYRKLTGKDVVFEYPVAEA is encoded by the exons ATGTTCTCTGCACAGAACAAGATCCACAAGGATAAGGGTGTTCCACCAACTGAGTTTGAGGAGCGAGTTGCTCAG GCTTTCTTTGATTTGGAGAACACCAATCAGGAGTTGAAAAGTGATTTGAAAGATCTCTACATTAACCAAGCTGT TTCAATGGATATTGCTGGCAACCGCAAGGCTGTTGTGATCTACGTTCCATTCAGACTGAGGAAAGCTTTCCGCAAGATCCATCCTCGTCTCGTCAGAGAACTCGAGAAGAAGTTCAGTGGTAACGATGTTATCTTTGTTGCCACCAGAAGAATCATGCGTCCTCCTAAGAAAGGCTCTGCTGTTCAGAGACCACGCAACAGGACTCTCACTTCCGTCCATGAAGCCATGCTTGAGGATGTCGCCTACCCTGCGGAGATTGTCGGAAAGCGTACCAGATACCGTGTTGATGGCACCAAGATCATGAAG GTCTATTTGGAGCCTAAGGAGAGGAATAACACTGAGTACAAGCTTGAGACAATGGTTGGTGTGTACAGGAAACTTACAGGGAAAGATGTAGTTTTCGAGTACCCAGTCGCTGAAGCTTGA
- the LOC108813370 gene encoding LOW QUALITY PROTEIN: mannose-6-phosphate isomerase 1 (The sequence of the model RefSeq protein was modified relative to this genomic sequence to represent the inferred CDS: inserted 1 base in 1 codon; substituted 1 base at 1 genomic stop codon): protein MEIAKANGGCEADRRRLLRLKCSVKDYAWGTIGXDSLVYRVYTANSDDQIDSTSPYAELWMGTHESGPSYLEVEDDGSSGVTLRSWITENPECLGDRVLEKWGCDLPFLFKVLSVARPLSIQAHPDKVLAKKMHKAHPNLYKDDNHKPEMALAYTTFEALCGFLFVXKILQELKSVIRAIPEIEELVGSEETNQVFCISEHNDEKVKSVVRTIFTLLMSAGPDTTKQIVFKLKRRLHLESQERHLTDKERLVLKLEKQYPNDIGVISAFFFNYVKLNPGEALYLGANEPHAYLFGECIEVMATSDNVVRAGLTSKPLDIQSLCSMLTYKLGFPEILKGSKIRPYITRYLPPFDEFEVDVCDLPCGASTVFPSVPGPSLLLVLHGEGRMSTDASADEVSMGDVLFVPADTEIHLKSSSDLKLYRAGVNNRFLYSL from the exons ATGGAGATCGCCAAGGCAAATGGCGGTTGCGAGGCGGATCGGAGACGTCTTCTCCGGTTGAAATGCTCCGTAAAGGACTACGCCTGGGGCACGATCG CGGATTCACTCGTTTACAGAGTCTACACGGCGAATTCCGACGACCAGATCGATTCGACCAGTCCTTACGCGGAGCTTTGGATGGGAACTCACGAGTCCGGTCCGAGTTACTTGGAGGTTGAGGATGATGGCTCCAGTGGCGTGACGCTTAGATCGTGGATTACTGAAAACCCTGAGTGTCTTGGAGATAGGGTTTTGGAGAAATGGGGTTGCGATCTCCCCTTTCTCTTCAAG GTGTTGTCGGTGGCGAGGCCCTTGTCGATTCAAGCACATCCTGATAAGGTCTTGGCGAAGAAGATGCATAAAGCTCATCCCAATCTTTATAAAGACGACAATCACAAACCTGAGATGGCATTGGCTTATACTACATTCGAGGCTCTTTGTGGTTT TTTGTTCGTGTGAAAAATATTGCAGGAGCTTAAGAGTGTCATTCGTGCTATTCCAGAGATTGAAGAACTTGTCGGGAGTGAAGAAACAAACCAAGTCTTCTGCATCAGCGAACATAATGATGAGAAAGTTAAATCTGTTGTCCGAACTATCTTCACCCTGCTAATGTCTGCAGGCCCTGACACGACAAAGCAGATCGTATTCAAACTAAAACGCCGTCTGCATTTGGAGAGTCAG GAACGACATCTGACAGACAAGGAACGGCTAGTGTTGAAGCTAGAAAAGCAATATCCAAATGATATTGGGGTCATATCTGCATTCTTCTTCAACTACGTGAAGCTCAATCCTGGTGAAGCCTTGTACCTCGGTGCAAACGAGCCTCATGCATACTTATTCGGTGAGTGCATTGAGGTCATGGCGACTTCAGACAATGTAGTACGAGCTGGCCTCACTTCCAAGCCTCTTGATATTCAATCACTTTGTTCCATGCTCACATATAAACTG GGCTTTCCTGAAATACTAAAGGGATCAAAGATTAGACCATACATCACGAGATACCTCCCGCCTTTTGACGAGTTTGAAGTTGATGTCTGTGATCTTCCATGTGGAGCCTCGACGGTGTTTCCCTCTGTACCAGGCCCTTCTCTCCTGCTTGTACTCCATGGTGAAGGAAGAATGTCTACAGACGCTTCTGCGGATGAGGTTTCAATGGGGGATGTTCTGTTTGTGCCTGCAGATACTGAGATTCACTTGAAGTCTTCTTCTGACTTGAAGCTGTACAGAGCAGGAGTGAACAATAGGTTTTTGTATTCTCTATAG
- the LOC108810774 gene encoding LOW QUALITY PROTEIN: putative UPF0481 protein At3g02645 (The sequence of the model RefSeq protein was modified relative to this genomic sequence to represent the inferred CDS: inserted 1 base in 1 codon; deleted 1 base in 1 codon), with product MFPKKPTDSSITHQHSFDEARWVNNVRKSLDAELEEQHPLEQVTVSIFTVPKALMCSNHRDSYTPQRVSIGPYHCLKPELHETERYXLAIVKKFRNQSKSFMFHDLVEKLHSMEAKIRACYHKHINLNEETLLWIMAIDSSFLIEFLKVYYSFGKVETLINRAGHNEILRDIMMIENQIPLFVLRKTLEVQLESTEAAADDLLLSILTGLCRDLSPLVIKFEDDQILKARFREFNHILDFLYQMIVPRIQEEEEEEENRAGNNGEKRGCKFLRETKLQFKRVFASRPADIILRLPWRVVSNLPGFIALSYLFTRQENEATATTVSVFDMEKPPLVEELTIPSVSELHKAGVKFKPTQNGNVSTVSFDSNTGHFHLPVINLDINTDTVLRNLVAYEASNTSGGPLVFTRYTELINGIIDSDEDVRLLREQGVLVSRLKSDEEAAEMWNGMSKSVRLTKVGFLDKTIEDVNRYYTGRWMVKIGRFVDVYVYGSWKILAFLGAVLLLILVSLQVLSLVFGSLRLFGLRTG from the exons ATGTTTCCTAAAAAGCCAACCGATTCATCTATCACACATCAACATAGCTTTGACGAGGCTCGATGGGTCAACAACGTCAGAAAATCTTTGGACGCAGAGCTCGAAGAACAACACCCTCTCGAACAAGTCACAGTCAGCATTTTCACCGTCCCTAAAGCACTAATGTGTAGCAACCACCGAGACTCATACACACCTCAGCGAGTTTCCATCGGACCTTACCACTGCCTCAAACCAGAGCTTCACGAAACAGAGCGGT AACTAGCGATCGTCAAGAAATTTCGAAACCAATCTAAATCTTTCATGTTCCACGACCTCGTCGAGAAGCTACACTCCATGGAGGCCAAGATCCGAGCTTGCTATCATAAGCATATCAACCTGAACGAGGAGACTCTGCTGTGGATAATGGCGATAGACTCGTCGTTCCTGATCGAGTTTCTTAAGGTTTATTACAGTTTCGGAAAGGTGGAGACTTTGATTAACAGAGCCGGTCACAACGAGATTCTCAGAGATATAATGATGATCGAGAATCAAATCCCGTTGTTCGTTTTGAGGAAAACGCTT GAAGTTCAGCTCGAGTCGACGGAAGCAGCTGCTGATGATCTGTTGCTCTCTATTCTCACGGGACTATGCAGAGATCTCTCTCCTCTCGTTATCAAATTTGAAGACGATCAGATTTTGAAGGCTAGGTTTCGTGAGTTTAATCATATCTTAGACTTCTTGTATCAGATGATCGTTCCGAGAAtccaagaagaagaggaagaagaagaaaacagagcagGTAACAATGGCGAAAAGAGAGGATGTAAGTTTCTGAGAGAGACGAAGCTTCAGTTCAAAAGGGTCTTCGCGTCTAGACCTGCGGATATCATCTTGAGACTTCCATGGAGAGTCGTATCAAATCTCCCTGGCTTCATCGCTCTGAGTTATCTCTTCACCAGGCAAGAAAACGAAGCAACAGCAACAACTGTCTCTGTTTTCGACATGGAAAAGCCTCCTCTAGTCGAAGAACTCACGATCCCATCAGTCTCCGAACTCCACAAAGCCGGAGTTAAGTTCAAACCAACACAAAACGGTAACGTTTCGACGGTATCATTCGATTCAAACACTGGTCACTTTCACCTCCCTGTGATAAACCTAGACATCAACACGGACACGGTTCTTCGAAACCTCGTTGCTTACGAAGCTTCGAACACTTCGGGAGGACCATTAGTGTTCACTCGTTACACCGAGCTGATAAACGGGATCATCGATTCGGACGAAGACGTTAGGTTGCTTAGAGAGCAAGGCGTTCTCGTGAGCCGTCTCAAGAGTGACGAAGAAGCTGCTGAGATGTGGAACGGTATGAGCAAGTCTGTGAGGCTGACCAAGGTTGGGTTCTTGGATAAGACTATTGAGGATGTGAACCGGTACTATACCGGACGGTGGATGGTTAAGATTGGAAGATTTGTTGACGTTTATGTTTATGGTTCGTGGAAGATTTTGGCATTTTTGGGGGCGGTTTTGTTGTTGATTCTGGTTTCGTTGCAAGTGCTCTCGTTGGTGTTTGGCTCCTTGAGGCTGTTTGGATTGAGAACCGGTTAG